The stretch of DNA AGTGCCCGTATGCAAGCAGTCGTACTCGCTGCTGGGAAGGGGACGCGACTCCGTCCGTTGACCGACGACAAGCCGAAAGTCCTCGTCGAGGTCGACGGAACACCGCTCATCGAGGACGTTTTCGACAACCTCATCCAGTGCGGTGCGACCGAGTTCGTCGTCGTCGTCGGCTACAAGAAAGAGCAGATTATCGACCGCTACGGGGACGCCTACGAAGGAGTCCCGATCACCTACGCGCATCAACGCGAACAGTTGGGGCTCGCGCACGCAATCCTCCAAGCGGAGCCACACGTCGAGGACGACTTTATGCTGATGCTGGGAGACAACGTATTCAGAGGGAACTTGGGCGACGTTGTGAACCGTCACAGAGAGGAACGGGCCGACGCCGCCTTCCTCGTCGAGGAGGTCCCGTACGAGGAGGCGAGTCGGTACGGCGTCCTCGACACCAACGGGTACGGCGAAATCGTCGAGGTGGTCGAGAAGCCGGACGACCCGCCGTCGAACATCGTAATGACGGGATTCTACACGTTCACGCCGGCGATCTTTCACGCCTGTCACCTCGTTCAGCCGTCCGACCGCGGCGAGTACGAACTCCCGGACGCCATCGACCTCCTCCTTCAGTCCGGGCGGACGATCGATGCCATCCGTCTCGACGGCTGGCGGATCGACGTCGGCTATCCGGAGGACCGGGAGGCGGCCAGCGAGCGCCTGGCCGAGGACGTCGGCGTCGAGGAGGCCTAATCCGAAGACGACGGCGTGGTGGCAGACGGCTGATCGCTCCGGAAGGGTAACACTGCGGACGACGGGGAGTGCACCGGAATCCGAATCCCCGCCGCCGCAGCGACGGCCGACCGTCACTTGTAGCCTTCGCTCGCCAGGTGGTGGTTCATCACTGCCTGAATTCCGTCGACGAACGCGTCGGCGTCGACGCTCTCGACCTCTGAGGTCCGTTTCCGAACCGTCTTGTTTCGGATCTCCCACTCGCGGACGAACTCCGACTCGATCCCGTGTGATTTGATCCGATCGATCAGCCTGCGCACCGTTTTCTCGTCGGCCTCTGTCACCTCCGTCGGCGTGATGACGCCGCGCCTGAGCGCGCAGACGACGACGCCCGAGCTGAAGTCGCCCTCCGCGAGCTCGCGTTCCCAGGTCGTGATCCAGTTGCCGATCCGGGCCATCTGCTGGAGGTCACAGATCAGACTCCGGAGCGCGCCGTACTCGTCGCGGTCGAACGACGGCGAGTGCATCAGATCGATCCCCGCGTACGGGAACATCGCCATATTGTACGCGTCGTGTCGCTCCGCTTCGGTCCGGTTCGCGATCATCGGTTGGTCGTTCAGCAGTCCCGAATACTCCATCGCATCGAACGTCTGTCGGAGGTCGTAGTCGAACACGTCCGCGTAGTCCCCGTACTGGGGGGCTTCTCGGAGACCGCCGTCGATCTCGCCCCACAGGTCCGCGAGCAACTCTAGGACGGGTGCTTCGAGGCCGGCACGTTCCAGGTCGATGTCTGGAAATCCGTCGACGCCGAACGGGATGCGACGGCCGATCTCGAACGTGGGCCGGTCGCCGCTCCGTTCTGCGAGGTCGTCGAGGACGGTCACGAAGATCGTCAAGAGCGTTTTTCGTTCGTACACGTCCGCTAACGCCCCCTTCGACACCGAAGAAAGGGTGAACTCCTCGAAGAGGTTGTGGATCCACTTCCAGAGAAAGCGGTCTCTGTCGCCGATGACCCGGTCGCAGCGGTTCGCGAACTCGCGAACGCTCGGTGGTAGCTCGACGTTTTCGACCGACCGCTTGTACTCCCCCATATTCACGTCCGTTCCCCCGCTGATTGTGGTGACCTGCCCGCGAGCCTCGTGTGCCATACCAGGTTAGTATCTACATAACGAAGTTAAATCTTTTGTTCACGCATTAAGCATAGTTAAAAAAGTATGATTTTGTGACTATCATAAATATTCTGGTAACGTATCGTATGTATTTCCGCCAGATAATGAACGATTTACAGAACGTGAGAGTCTGGATTTCGGCTTTTATGGCCGTTATCTATCATCCAATTGTATAATGATGTGTGAATATGACGGAATATTTATCAATATCCGTGGGCACTGAACGACGTGTCGCGACACCGCAGGTGGGGGCCGAATGACTGGTGACGGAGCGTCGTCTGAAGAGTCGACCAGCGTGGGGTCGTTTCTCGATCGAGCGATCACGGGGTTCCTGTTGATCGACAATTCATTGACCATCACCGCCGCGAACGACACGAGCGCCGGGTTGCTCGACATCGACGGCGATCCAGTCGGGAGCGATTTGGCGACGATCGATCCGATCGTCGGCCCCGAGCTGGCGGAGATCGTCGACGACGCCGCCCACGGCGACACCATCGTCGAAACCGAGGTAACGCTCGACCGGGGGCGGACGGTCGAGGTGCGTGCGGTTCCCACCGGTGGCAACACCGTTTCGATCCTCGTCCGGGACGCCAGCGACCGGGTCCGAATGCGGTGGAAACTTCAGCGATCGAATCGGATCCTCGAAACGCTGGAAGACGGCGTTTACACGCTCGACGAGGCGTTCGTCATCACCTCGGTCAACGACGCCGTCACGTCGATGACGGGGTACGACCGCGACGAACTCGTCGGGTCCCACGCGTCGATGCTCGCCGGCGAACAGACGCTCTCGATGGCGGACGAGCTCATCGAGCAACTCCGCGGCGACGGCGCGGACGTGGGGATGATCGAATCGTCGATTCGGACGGCCGATGGCGACTCGCTTCCCATCGAGACGCACTTCTCCTCGGTCGAGTTCCCCAACGGCAGACAGGAGCGCGTCGGCGTCATCAGAGACGTGACCGACCGGAAGCAGAACGAACAC from Halobellus litoreus encodes:
- the aglF gene encoding UTP--glucose-1-phosphate uridylyltransferase AglF, which translates into the protein MQAVVLAAGKGTRLRPLTDDKPKVLVEVDGTPLIEDVFDNLIQCGATEFVVVVGYKKEQIIDRYGDAYEGVPITYAHQREQLGLAHAILQAEPHVEDDFMLMLGDNVFRGNLGDVVNRHREERADAAFLVEEVPYEEASRYGVLDTNGYGEIVEVVEKPDDPPSNIVMTGFYTFTPAIFHACHLVQPSDRGEYELPDAIDLLLQSGRTIDAIRLDGWRIDVGYPEDREAASERLAEDVGVEEA